In a single window of the Vicinamibacterales bacterium genome:
- the recR gene encoding recombination mediator RecR, with protein sequence MTELDSLAKLMVQLQRLPGIGARSAQRLAFHFLKNPRSQVEELCEALREVKDRITYCSVCSNITDVDPCYYCTHPSRDQCLICVVEEPHNVTAVEKSGEFKGVYHVLLGALSPLQGIGPDDLKIKELLTRVSDSKVNEVILATNPNVEGEATAIYLAKLLKPLDVRITRIAMGVPVGSDLEYADEVTMHKAIEGRQEL encoded by the coding sequence ATGACCGAGCTTGACTCACTCGCGAAGTTGATGGTGCAGTTGCAGCGTCTACCTGGTATCGGTGCCAGGAGTGCGCAACGACTGGCGTTTCACTTCCTTAAGAACCCTCGCAGTCAGGTGGAGGAGCTTTGCGAAGCGCTTCGTGAGGTTAAGGACCGAATTACGTATTGCTCGGTGTGCAGCAACATTACCGATGTAGATCCCTGCTACTACTGCACGCACCCAAGCCGTGATCAATGCCTCATTTGTGTTGTTGAAGAGCCCCACAATGTCACTGCGGTCGAAAAGAGTGGTGAGTTTAAAGGGGTTTACCACGTACTGCTGGGTGCGTTGTCGCCACTGCAGGGTATTGGCCCGGACGACCTGAAAATTAAGGAGTTATTAACTCGAGTAAGCGATAGCAAAGTTAATGAAGTTATTTTGGCCACCAATCCCAATGTAGAGGGGGAAGCCACGGCTATCTATCTTGCAAAGCTCCTCAAACCGCTTGATGTACGAATCACACGTATCGCCATGGGAGTGCCAGTGGGCAGCGACCTTGAGTACGCCGATGAAGTTACAATGCACAAGGCGATAGAGGGACGTCAAGAGTTGTAG
- a CDS encoding YbaB/EbfC family nucleoid-associated protein: MNIREMVKQAQQMQERLQKQMAETRVEASAGGGMVTVVMNGSKQIVSVKIDPEIVLRNDVEMLQDLIVAAINDAHRKADAKLAGQMGSLKIPGLTG; this comes from the coding sequence ATGAACATTCGGGAGATGGTGAAGCAGGCTCAACAGATGCAAGAGCGTCTGCAGAAGCAGATGGCGGAGACGCGGGTCGAGGCAAGCGCTGGTGGTGGCATGGTCACGGTTGTGATGAATGGATCAAAACAGATTGTATCTGTGAAGATCGATCCCGAAATTGTCTTGAGAAATGACGTTGAAATGCTGCAGGACCTTATTGTAGCTGCCATTAACGATGCCCATCGTAAGGCAGACGCCAAACTGGCAGGTCAAATGGGTAGCCTCAAGATTCCTGGGTTGACTGGATGA
- a CDS encoding cytochrome c3 family protein, which translates to MWQSRYIPSVLILGASVLLVGVAIDACSFDATASPDQPIAFSHRLHVENQIDCSYCHEYYDRYAVAGIPRVSVCVDCHEFMEPVEPNPDLDRIFEFADAGQEIPWVRLYELPQYTHFNHKWHIQAEIECQTCHGDIGASDRATRHMVYDMDWCLSCHESQEASVDCVTCHK; encoded by the coding sequence ATGTGGCAAAGTCGGTACATACCCTCCGTGCTGATTCTCGGCGCCTCTGTATTGCTTGTCGGCGTTGCCATAGATGCTTGCTCTTTTGACGCTACAGCGAGCCCCGACCAGCCAATCGCGTTTTCTCATCGGCTTCATGTTGAAAACCAGATTGACTGCTCGTATTGCCACGAATACTACGATCGATACGCCGTCGCTGGTATTCCGCGCGTGAGTGTTTGCGTTGACTGCCACGAGTTTATGGAGCCGGTTGAACCGAATCCAGACTTGGACCGCATTTTTGAGTTCGCCGACGCCGGACAAGAGATTCCTTGGGTGCGTTTGTACGAACTGCCGCAATATACCCACTTCAACCATAAGTGGCACATTCAAGCAGAGATTGAGTGCCAAACGTGCCACGGAGATATCGGCGCCAGTGACCGGGCAACACGCCACATGGTCTACGACATGGATTGGTGCCTTAGCTGCCATGAGTCCCAAGAGGCTTCGGTAGATTGTGTGACCTGCCACAAATGA
- a CDS encoding 4Fe-4S dicluster domain-containing protein yields MAKWGMAIDIDRCDGCNACVVACRTENNVPTAGPEQAENGRAIEWIRVERHVEGEFPNVRVRFVPVMCVHCDEAPCVKVCPVSATYETPDGLNAQIHPRCIGTRACGQACPYTVRYFNWGEPSWEAPLEQTINPDVAVRWKGIMEKCTFCVQRIRRTNDQARDEEREIRDGEVKPACAQACPAQAIVFGDREDPESAVSKLSESPRAERPLEELGTGPRVVYLKEGGWGDGFRPGSND; encoded by the coding sequence ATGGCAAAGTGGGGAATGGCGATTGACATTGATCGTTGCGATGGGTGCAACGCTTGTGTGGTGGCATGTCGAACCGAGAACAATGTTCCAACCGCCGGGCCGGAGCAGGCTGAGAACGGACGAGCGATCGAATGGATCAGGGTCGAGCGTCACGTTGAGGGAGAATTTCCCAATGTTCGCGTCCGGTTCGTTCCTGTGATGTGTGTCCATTGCGACGAAGCGCCTTGTGTGAAAGTCTGTCCCGTTTCCGCGACTTACGAGACCCCGGATGGTTTAAATGCCCAGATTCACCCTCGCTGCATTGGTACGCGGGCTTGCGGACAGGCTTGTCCTTACACGGTTCGTTACTTCAACTGGGGTGAGCCGTCGTGGGAAGCGCCACTTGAGCAAACGATCAATCCCGATGTGGCGGTGCGCTGGAAGGGCATTATGGAGAAGTGCACTTTTTGTGTTCAGCGCATCCGACGTACAAACGACCAAGCGAGGGATGAGGAACGCGAGATCCGTGATGGTGAGGTGAAGCCGGCATGTGCCCAGGCGTGTCCGGCTCAGGCGATTGTCTTTGGTGATCGTGAGGATCCTGAGAGTGCCGTGTCGAAGCTGTCGGAGAGTCCTCGTGCCGAACGCCCTCTCGAAGAGCTCGGCACCGGGCCTCGGGTGGTCTATTTGAAGGAAGGAGGCTGGGGTGACGGCTTCAGGCCGGGATCGAACGATTGA
- a CDS encoding molybdopterin-dependent oxidoreductase, with protein MKRREFLKSSVVAGTAGVLLDACAPPGSEQIIPLLIPEERFVPGVEEFHAATCFECPGGCGLLARKIDGRLVKVEGNPAHPISKGGSCARGQALPQAMYHPDRLQSPLVREGERGKGRWTEIAWDDALERLVTELIPLRTESSGLAFLTGQLRGHRWELVRRFVAAFGGAHHWLHEPFGDDLVRRASELTLGIEAFQTHDVEHANYVLTFGAALVEASRSPVRFGRGFGHLRRGRPGQRGKLVAIGPHLSVTAAHADEWLPARPGTDAALVLGIAHTLIRDELYNKVFVDERTEGFEAFRERVLEAFAPETVSVATGVPTEQIERIAREMAEYGPAVAIAGDAAVTGPNGLATAVAVTHLNALVGAFGREGGIHFDPPPPFAPYPVLDEPFVLREPTPLANVLSDPTIDVKALLVAGTNPLFTLPAASGVSDLFSNIPFIASFGSFPDETSQWADLLLPESTVFERFDDDVPAPGVGKSMASLSGPMFVRPLYDTRAMPDVLLQIGQRLGDDMAVALPWESYEAALQAAWSGLHDSQRGSIVETSANRFWRSALESGGWWDDSMPAQSQFATTSNRYRFDVAPLRAGVGAAPETSTERPFLLHVYPSLAFGDGRSAHLPFLQELADPMTDTRWGSVVEVSVPAAEEYGIANGDPLLVSSAQGELVARARVMPGLRPEVVAMAVGQGHTSYGRYATDRGANPLALLPPPGPVDGSGVALVGTAVSIRKAPEVLAALPRAAQSLKV; from the coding sequence ATGAAACGACGAGAATTTCTTAAGAGTTCGGTCGTCGCAGGGACGGCCGGTGTACTGCTCGATGCGTGCGCGCCTCCGGGTTCTGAGCAAATTATCCCGCTCTTAATCCCCGAGGAACGATTTGTTCCTGGGGTGGAGGAGTTTCATGCGGCTACCTGTTTTGAGTGTCCGGGTGGCTGCGGGCTTCTCGCTCGGAAGATCGACGGCCGTCTTGTCAAGGTCGAGGGCAACCCGGCGCATCCGATTTCGAAGGGTGGAAGCTGTGCACGCGGGCAGGCATTGCCGCAAGCGATGTATCACCCCGATCGCCTGCAGTCACCTCTTGTCCGTGAAGGTGAGCGAGGCAAGGGGCGCTGGACCGAGATTGCATGGGACGATGCATTGGAACGCTTGGTCACGGAGTTGATACCACTCCGAACGGAAAGTTCGGGACTGGCCTTTTTGACTGGGCAACTTCGTGGTCACCGGTGGGAGCTTGTAAGGCGGTTCGTAGCGGCGTTCGGCGGAGCGCATCATTGGTTGCATGAGCCATTCGGCGACGACTTGGTGCGACGCGCTAGTGAGTTGACTTTGGGAATTGAGGCTTTTCAGACTCACGATGTTGAACATGCGAATTACGTTCTGACATTTGGTGCGGCACTGGTAGAAGCGTCGCGATCACCAGTGCGCTTTGGGCGAGGTTTCGGCCACCTCCGTCGTGGTCGACCTGGTCAGCGCGGCAAACTGGTTGCAATTGGCCCACATCTATCCGTGACTGCCGCACACGCCGATGAGTGGCTGCCGGCGCGGCCTGGAACTGACGCAGCCCTGGTGCTGGGTATTGCACATACGCTAATACGTGACGAACTCTACAATAAGGTATTTGTGGATGAGCGCACGGAGGGCTTTGAGGCGTTCCGTGAACGCGTGTTGGAAGCATTCGCACCGGAGACAGTCTCGGTAGCAACTGGTGTTCCTACCGAGCAGATCGAGCGGATAGCCCGAGAGATGGCAGAGTACGGTCCGGCGGTAGCGATTGCAGGCGATGCTGCTGTGACTGGCCCGAATGGCTTAGCGACAGCGGTGGCTGTTACCCATCTCAACGCGCTGGTGGGCGCGTTTGGTCGCGAGGGCGGCATCCATTTTGATCCACCGCCACCGTTCGCGCCGTACCCTGTTCTTGACGAGCCGTTTGTGTTGAGAGAACCGACGCCGTTGGCCAATGTCCTTTCTGACCCGACGATTGACGTCAAAGCACTGTTGGTAGCTGGCACAAATCCGCTGTTTACGTTGCCTGCCGCGTCGGGAGTGTCTGACCTTTTTTCCAACATTCCGTTCATTGCTAGCTTCGGTTCATTTCCAGATGAAACGTCTCAGTGGGCTGACTTACTGCTGCCAGAATCAACAGTGTTCGAGCGATTCGATGATGATGTGCCGGCGCCAGGGGTCGGTAAATCGATGGCTTCGCTGTCGGGACCTATGTTCGTGAGGCCACTCTACGACACGCGCGCAATGCCAGATGTGCTCCTACAGATTGGGCAGCGATTGGGCGACGACATGGCGGTCGCGCTGCCGTGGGAGTCTTATGAAGCGGCGCTTCAAGCCGCGTGGAGTGGGCTGCACGATTCTCAGCGTGGGTCAATTGTTGAGACTAGCGCTAACCGCTTTTGGCGGAGTGCGCTCGAATCGGGTGGGTGGTGGGATGACTCCATGCCCGCTCAGAGCCAATTCGCGACGACCAGCAACCGTTACCGATTTGATGTGGCACCCTTGCGGGCGGGAGTTGGTGCGGCGCCAGAGACTTCGACCGAAAGACCGTTCCTATTGCATGTCTATCCGTCACTTGCTTTTGGTGATGGCCGGAGTGCGCACCTGCCGTTTCTCCAGGAACTTGCTGACCCGATGACTGACACGCGGTGGGGTTCGGTTGTCGAGGTGAGTGTGCCTGCGGCTGAGGAGTACGGAATTGCTAATGGCGATCCGTTACTCGTTAGCTCGGCGCAAGGCGAACTTGTCGCTCGTGCGCGGGTCATGCCGGGACTTCGCCCTGAGGTCGTGGCTATGGCGGTCGGGCAAGGGCACACCAGCTACGGACGGTACGCGACAGACCGAGGTGCGAATCCCTTGGCCCTGCTTCCGCCACCAGGTCCAGTCGATGGTTCAGGAGTAGCACTAGTGGGAACCGCCGTTAGTATCCGGAAGGCGCCTGAGGTTCTAGCAGCACTTCCGCGTGCGGCGCAATCGCTCAAGGTGTAA
- a CDS encoding TIGR04282 family arsenosugar biosynthesis glycosyltransferase codes for MPEKPTLRGASAEGSVVAIMARSPAHPSKVKTRLAEAVPDTRARVDLYTAFIVDQMRVCRSLSDVTLRLAYTPEGNASDFELMGLSPDELLLQRGHDLATRERTLFEDLFKEGFRRVVIIGSDLPSLPGRILEDAFRRLDRPRCVVLGPAEDGGYYLVGLSRDDATASIPDLFSNIRWSTPWTLSDTIAAAEQARTTVELVQSWYDVDDEVGFQRLRDQLSSPTLAAAASATAAVLKKIF; via the coding sequence ATGCCAGAAAAGCCCACCTTAAGGGGAGCGAGTGCTGAGGGCTCAGTTGTCGCAATCATGGCCCGCTCACCAGCCCACCCAAGTAAAGTTAAGACGCGTCTAGCCGAAGCGGTCCCCGACACAAGGGCTCGGGTGGACCTCTACACCGCCTTCATCGTCGATCAGATGCGTGTTTGCCGGTCCCTATCGGACGTCACCCTACGGTTGGCGTATACACCTGAGGGCAATGCCAGTGACTTCGAACTGATGGGACTTAGTCCCGACGAGTTATTACTGCAACGAGGCCACGATCTGGCGACCCGCGAGCGCACCCTATTCGAAGATCTCTTTAAAGAGGGCTTCCGCCGGGTTGTCATCATCGGGTCAGATCTGCCATCACTTCCAGGTCGCATCCTGGAAGATGCCTTTCGCAGACTCGACAGACCAAGATGCGTGGTGCTCGGCCCGGCTGAGGACGGAGGGTACTATCTTGTCGGCTTGAGTCGCGACGATGCCACGGCGTCCATTCCGGATCTTTTCTCAAACATTAGATGGAGTACACCGTGGACTCTGTCCGACACCATCGCTGCGGCCGAGCAAGCGCGAACAACCGTAGAATTGGTCCAGTCGTGGTACGACGTCGATGACGAGGTCGGCTTTCAACGGCTCCGCGACCAACTAAGCAGCCCAACTTTGGCGGCGGCAGCATCGGCGACTGCGGCAGTACTGAAGAAGATTTTCTAG
- a CDS encoding DUF4203 domain-containing protein, translating to MMFPGSLHQPLATILLVGGLLTCFLGYRLFRFVLAGFGLFFGAIGVVWMIGSTDLMALVVAVLAGALVGGLMFFAVYYVGVAIIGAGLGATFVYLLWIQRADDPHALLVILFSIVGAFAALLVQRYVLIIGTAFGGAWTSLVGGLALTGREDAVMAVSNLGAWFSYPLDIVAARHEALLGGWLVVGLLGFVVQLRKTRRALDGRRK from the coding sequence ATGATGTTTCCAGGCTCCTTACACCAGCCACTCGCCACCATTCTACTTGTTGGGGGTCTCCTGACGTGCTTTCTTGGATACCGTCTATTCCGTTTCGTGCTTGCTGGGTTCGGGCTATTTTTCGGCGCGATTGGCGTAGTGTGGATGATTGGTAGCACCGACTTGATGGCACTGGTGGTAGCGGTGCTTGCGGGGGCGTTAGTCGGCGGATTGATGTTCTTCGCTGTTTATTACGTGGGTGTTGCAATTATCGGGGCTGGATTGGGCGCGACCTTTGTCTACCTTCTGTGGATTCAACGCGCTGACGATCCCCATGCATTGTTGGTTATTCTTTTTTCCATCGTTGGGGCTTTTGCCGCTCTCTTGGTGCAGCGCTACGTGCTAATCATTGGCACTGCCTTTGGCGGTGCTTGGACGAGCCTTGTCGGCGGTCTAGCGTTGACCGGTCGGGAGGACGCTGTGATGGCGGTGAGCAACCTAGGTGCGTGGTTCAGCTATCCGCTCGATATCGTAGCTGCAAGGCATGAGGCATTACTGGGTGGTTGGCTAGTGGTTGGCCTGCTTGGCTTCGTTGTACAGCTGAGGAAGACTAGAAGGGCGCTTGACGGTCGCCGAAAATGA
- a CDS encoding amidase has translation MSRRGTIGRRGFLRAAPAALASGLLARSAVGQSEVEPIPPSSIDGAEALSGLEFTPAERTMMQEGLERNRQRFQALREFDIPHDIEPAVTFRPKLLGRTPTGSATPNAPLSLPTPVFVSVSDSVEDLAFESVWTLADLLKRRIVSSTALTRMYLDRLKRHGDTLKCVVTLTETLALQQAQQADMEILQGRYRGPLHGVPWGAKDLLATKGIRTTWGAKPYEDQVIDLDATVVERLRDAGAVLVAKLSMGALAQGGVWFGGSTRNPWNLERSSSGSSAGPGAATAAGLVGFSIGTETRGSIISPSAACGVTGLRPTYGRVSRYGAMALSWTMDKIGPMCRSAEDCALVFNAIYGPDGRDETVVDAGFEWESDLSFAGLRIGYLREEFEVPSDNLSDEQRARWEAQRVSLAAALEALRGVGADLEPIQLPDFPSDSIGFVLTAEAAASFDDLTRSRGIDQLTSQSSRSWPNTFRTSRFIPAVEYIRAQRARTLLMEKMEELMADYDLFVSPSRSASLGITNLTGHPAIAVKAGFAEGMPVSLMFTGRLYDEATILRAASAFERATPWHAQHPTV, from the coding sequence ATGTCGCGTCGGGGCACGATTGGGCGAAGAGGCTTTCTCCGGGCGGCGCCAGCCGCGTTAGCGTCAGGTTTACTGGCGCGATCGGCGGTTGGTCAGAGTGAGGTCGAGCCAATTCCGCCATCGTCGATTGATGGAGCCGAAGCACTGTCCGGCTTGGAATTCACACCGGCCGAAAGGACAATGATGCAAGAGGGGTTGGAGAGGAACCGCCAGCGTTTTCAAGCCCTGCGGGAATTCGATATCCCTCACGACATTGAGCCAGCGGTAACTTTTCGTCCGAAATTGCTTGGGCGTACACCGACCGGTTCAGCTACCCCAAATGCACCGCTATCCTTACCGACGCCGGTGTTCGTCAGTGTTAGTGACTCCGTTGAGGACCTGGCGTTCGAGTCCGTCTGGACCTTGGCCGATTTACTGAAGCGCCGGATAGTGTCGTCGACGGCGTTGACGAGGATGTACCTGGACCGTCTCAAGCGCCACGGAGACACGTTGAAATGTGTCGTCACTCTTACCGAGACGTTAGCACTGCAGCAGGCCCAGCAAGCGGATATGGAAATATTACAAGGGCGTTATCGTGGGCCGTTACACGGAGTGCCGTGGGGTGCGAAGGACTTGTTAGCTACCAAGGGCATCCGGACGACTTGGGGTGCGAAGCCATATGAGGACCAGGTCATTGACCTTGATGCAACGGTAGTAGAACGGCTCCGCGATGCGGGCGCCGTTTTAGTGGCCAAGTTATCGATGGGCGCCCTGGCACAGGGTGGTGTTTGGTTCGGGGGTTCGACCAGAAATCCGTGGAACCTTGAGCGGAGTTCGTCTGGTTCGTCGGCCGGACCCGGTGCTGCAACAGCCGCCGGGTTAGTCGGTTTTTCGATTGGTACCGAGACGCGAGGCTCGATCATCTCACCTTCGGCCGCGTGTGGTGTCACCGGCCTCCGCCCGACGTATGGCCGTGTCAGCCGGTACGGTGCAATGGCGCTCAGTTGGACGATGGATAAGATTGGTCCCATGTGTCGGTCAGCTGAGGACTGCGCTCTTGTGTTTAACGCGATCTATGGACCGGATGGACGCGATGAAACCGTTGTCGACGCAGGATTCGAGTGGGAATCCGATCTCTCGTTCGCTGGTTTACGCATTGGATATCTTCGTGAGGAGTTTGAGGTGCCATCCGATAACCTCTCGGACGAGCAGCGCGCGCGATGGGAGGCTCAGCGGGTGTCGTTAGCAGCGGCGCTGGAGGCACTGCGAGGAGTCGGCGCGGATCTCGAGCCGATTCAGTTACCAGATTTTCCAAGCGATTCGATCGGATTTGTGTTGACGGCTGAGGCCGCAGCGTCATTTGATGATTTGACGCGCAGTCGTGGGATTGATCAACTCACTTCACAGAGTTCGCGATCTTGGCCGAACACTTTCCGTACGTCCCGATTCATTCCGGCGGTCGAGTATATCCGAGCACAGCGAGCACGGACGCTACTGATGGAGAAGATGGAGGAACTGATGGCTGACTATGACCTGTTTGTCTCACCATCACGTAGCGCGAGTCTTGGCATTACGAACCTGACTGGCCATCCAGCGATTGCTGTTAAGGCCGGGTTTGCTGAGGGGATGCCTGTGTCGCTAATGTTCACTGGGCGGCTATATGATGAGGCAACGATTCTGCGTGCCGCCTCGGCTTTTGAGCGTGCTACTCCCTGGCATGCGCAGCACCCGACGGTCTGA
- the nrfD gene encoding NrfD/PsrC family molybdoenzyme membrane anchor subunit yields MTASGRDRTIEDSLLRPVFETGRGVWITVGLLVAVIAYGGYQWLLQLQDGMVIAGMNQPVYWGLYITNYVFFIGISHAGTLISAILRLTDAEWRRPITRAAEAITVFALLMGSSNVLWHLGRPELIYVPLLSPQPLSPLIWDVVCISVYLLGSITYLYLPLIPDLAILRDRSPRLRWFYRLLALGWQGTSRQHQLLERAIGVMAVAIIPIAVSVHTVVSWVFAMSLVPMWHSAIFGPYFVVGAIFSGIAALLIAMAILRKTFHLEAFFRPIHFNNLGLLMLTMACLWFYFTFAEHLTVWYGNEPDEIAVLNARLYGPFSTAFWSMITCCFIIPLGILSFKRTRTVIGTVVASCAVVIGMWLERYIIVISSASYPRSETMWDGGVYTPSLVEISLTAAEFAAFVLLYIVFAKLFPLVSIWEIKEGDERDIDAVTDILELESPGGRAKA; encoded by the coding sequence GTGACGGCTTCAGGCCGGGATCGAACGATTGAGGATTCGCTTCTTCGCCCCGTTTTTGAGACCGGCCGAGGGGTCTGGATCACCGTAGGTCTCCTCGTTGCAGTCATCGCCTACGGTGGTTATCAGTGGTTGCTTCAATTACAAGACGGCATGGTGATCGCCGGTATGAATCAGCCTGTCTATTGGGGTCTCTACATCACCAATTATGTCTTCTTCATCGGTATCAGCCATGCCGGCACTTTGATTTCAGCGATTCTTCGTCTGACGGATGCAGAATGGCGCCGTCCGATCACTAGGGCGGCGGAGGCGATCACGGTCTTCGCGCTGCTGATGGGCTCGAGTAATGTGCTTTGGCATTTGGGTCGCCCTGAACTCATCTACGTCCCGTTACTGTCTCCGCAACCGTTGTCACCGCTTATATGGGACGTGGTGTGTATTTCGGTGTATTTGTTGGGAAGCATTACCTACCTGTATCTGCCGCTCATACCCGACCTGGCGATTCTTCGTGACCGGAGCCCCAGACTCCGCTGGTTCTATCGCCTTTTAGCACTTGGTTGGCAGGGAACAAGTCGGCAGCATCAGCTTCTTGAACGAGCAATCGGTGTTATGGCTGTGGCGATTATTCCGATTGCAGTCTCTGTTCACACCGTTGTGTCGTGGGTGTTTGCGATGAGTCTCGTGCCGATGTGGCACAGTGCTATCTTTGGTCCTTACTTTGTTGTTGGTGCGATTTTCTCCGGCATTGCCGCCCTTCTCATCGCGATGGCGATACTTCGTAAGACATTCCACCTGGAGGCATTCTTCCGGCCGATCCACTTCAACAATCTCGGTCTGTTGATGTTGACGATGGCCTGTCTCTGGTTCTATTTTACGTTTGCAGAACACCTAACGGTCTGGTACGGCAACGAACCCGACGAGATCGCGGTGCTCAATGCTAGGCTGTATGGACCGTTTTCAACCGCGTTCTGGTCGATGATCACCTGCTGCTTCATAATTCCTCTCGGTATTCTCTCGTTTAAGAGAACTCGAACGGTGATCGGAACAGTTGTAGCCTCGTGCGCAGTGGTTATCGGTATGTGGCTTGAGCGCTATATCATTGTCATAAGCTCAGCCTCCTATCCACGTTCGGAGACGATGTGGGACGGGGGAGTGTATACACCATCGCTTGTGGAAATTAGTTTGACGGCAGCAGAGTTTGCGGCTTTCGTGCTGCTATATATCGTCTTTGCGAAACTATTCCCACTTGTGTCAATTTGGGAGATTAAGGAAGGCGATGAGCGTGACATTGACGCCGTTACAGACATACTTGAGCTTGAGTCTCCAGGTGGTCGTGCGAAAGCCTGA
- a CDS encoding cytochrome c, producing MKRKLLLIVLAAFVGTASLVVAAVQDGWDVPEDAKAVESPFAADDEVIAEGATLYQRNCRMCHGESGKGDGPATARIKPAPPDITTAEAQDRMSDGEMFYKITVGKRPMREFESKLSEDERWNMVHFLRTLRAG from the coding sequence GTGAAGCGTAAGTTATTGTTGATTGTGTTAGCCGCGTTTGTCGGGACGGCGTCGCTAGTGGTGGCGGCGGTTCAGGATGGCTGGGATGTTCCTGAGGATGCGAAGGCGGTTGAGAGCCCCTTTGCAGCCGATGATGAGGTTATTGCAGAAGGCGCAACGCTCTATCAGCGGAACTGCCGTATGTGTCACGGCGAATCTGGTAAGGGTGACGGACCAGCAACTGCCCGGATCAAGCCGGCCCCGCCGGACATTACTACTGCCGAGGCTCAGGATCGGATGAGCGATGGCGAAATGTTTTATAAGATCACAGTCGGTAAGCGTCCCATGCGCGAGTTTGAAAGCAAGCTGAGCGAAGACGAGCGCTGGAACATGGTGCATTTTTTGCGCACCTTACGGGCTGGATAG